The genomic stretch GATCCAAGATGCTACAATGTTGCGAACCACACCCAGGTTCAGAGCAGCGATACCACGGGCAAAACCGACCCCGAGAACTGCACCCACCAGAGTCTGAGTGGTTGAGATGGGTAAGCCGGTACCTGAAGCCAGAACCACAGTCGAAGCGGTTGCCAGCTGTGCGGCAAAGCCGCGGCTAGGAGTCAGTTCTGTGATGCCTGTTCCCACAGTTGCCATCACTTTATGGCCCAGAGTTGCCAGACCCACCACGATACCAAAACCACCCAGCGGTAGAATCCACCATGCAATCGTGCTTTTCGCCCCCACTTCACCCAGGCTGGTGACGGTGGTGACTACCGCAGATAGCGGACCAATCGCGTTGGCGACATCGTTAGAGCCGTGCGCGAATGCCATCGCACAGGCAGTGATAACCATCAGAACGCTGAAGATACTCTCTACGCCGGCAAAACTATGGTCGTCATCACGGTTGGCAAAGCGTTTCTTGATGTAAAAATAGCCGCCGACCATGACGATAGCCGAAACCGCCGCCGCAGATAACCAGGCTTCAGTGCCGGTCAGGTGCAGGCCAACGTGTTTGAGGCCCTTTTTGATGGTCACCAGTGCAATCACCATAGTAGTGATAAACATGTATACCGGCACAAAACGTTTCGCATTAATCAGCGGATCTTCGGTATCGAAAATCAGGCGTTGGGCGCTGACAAAAATAATATAAGCAAACACCCCGGCGATAATCGGTGTAATGATCCAGCTACCGACAATGCCTTGCACTGAGTGCCAGTCAACCGCTTCTGTACCCACAGACACACAGGCAAAACCAATGATGGCACCGATAATTGAGTGGGTGGTGGATACTGGCCAGCCCATGTACGAGGCAAGCAGCAGCCAGGTACCGGCGGCCAGCAGTGCTGACATCATGCCGTAGACCAGAACTTCTGGCTGACTGGCAAACAGAGAAGTTTCGATAACGCCCTTACGGATCGTTTCGGTCACTTCACCACCCGCCAGGTACGCACCGGCGAATTCAAAGATCATCGCGATAATGATGGCTTGTTTTACCGTTAGCGCTTTGGAGCCAACGGAGGTGCCCATTGCATTCGCAACGTCATTTGCACCAATACCTATCGCCATTAAAAAACCGAAGATCGCCGCAACAATAATCAGGATAGTGCCGTAGTTCGCAAGGATATCCATCGTAATACCTAGTTGTTTATAACAAGCGGAGCGGATTCGAATCGCGCTTTTCAGGCACGAGTTGACCCCTTCAGCGAGGAAATACTCTACGCCTAATCCATGGTGTTCGAATACTGCTCTTAGTTATGTGTTTACTTTATGATTTAAGAACGAGATAGCATCAGTTCCAGACGAGCGCCTACACGCTGAGCCTGGTCGGCGATGCCGCCTACCCATTCAAAGATTTTGTACAAGAACATGACATCGATAGGGTTCATACCAGATTCGAGCGCGAGCAGTTGCTGACGCAGACGGATCTGCATGGCATCGGTATCATCTTCAATCACATCCAGTTGGTGGATCATTTCAGCCACTAGCGTGACTTCACGACCTTTAAAGCCGGTTTCCAACAACTCATCGAGCTCATTGATGACCTTTTGTGCCTGGTTTGCAGCATCAAGACAGCGGCGCACGTAAGCAATAAAGTTTTCTTGAAGAGGCTCTGGAATTTGGAGTTGACGACCGTAGACACGGCCTGCGATGTCCTTCGCAAGGTTGGCCAGTTTGTCTTGTTGAGTCAAAAGCTCCAGCATGTCGGTACGATCGACAGGCAAAAACAAACCGCGAGGAAGTTTAAGGCGAATTTCGCGTTTTAACACATCAGCTTCTTTCTCAAGATGAGAAATCTGTGCACGGATTTCACCGGCTTTCTCCCAGTCACCTTTCGCACAAACTTCGAAGAAGTTGACCAGATGAGAGCAGCATTCATTCACACACACGACGTGGCGTTGCAAAGGCTTAATAGGGGACTTTGCAAATAACCCCATGATTGTATTTAGTGGCATGGTCATTCAACCTAATAGCTATAACCTATAAAGAACATACACCATTGTATGGCGAAATGTTGAACGTTGGCTATAAAGGCGCGCATGGTAACCCATTAAGTTATGCATTTAAACTGTTTTAGATCATGTGATGGCGGATATTTGTCACTTGCTCAGTCGCCGATTAGGCAATATCCTGTCGCTATCTGCTGCGAAAGGTATAACTATGGAAACCGAGATAGAACTGAAGTTTTTTGTTTCTCCAGAATTTTCAGAGGTTTTACTAGAAAAAATTTCTGAAACCAAAGTACTTCAGCATCGTTGTCGTGAGTTAGGAAACACCTATTTTGACTCGCCTGACAACTGGTTGCGTCAACACGATATTGGACTTCGTATCCGCCGTTTTGATGATGTGTATGTGCAAACGGTAAAAACCGCCGGGCGTGTGGTGGCCGGTTTGCACCAGCGTCCAGAATACAACGCTGAACATAACAGCAATGACCCCGATTTATCCCTTCACCCTGCTGATATCTGGCCAGAGAATCGTGATATTGCGACGTTGCAGTCGCAACTGGTGGCTCTGTTCTCCACTAATTTTAACCGCGAACAATGGTTGATCGGCATGCCGGATGGCAGCCAGATTGAAGTGGCGTTTGACCAGGGGCTGGTAAT from Vibrio ostreae encodes the following:
- a CDS encoding inorganic phosphate transporter, translating into MDILANYGTILIIVAAIFGFLMAIGIGANDVANAMGTSVGSKALTVKQAIIIAMIFEFAGAYLAGGEVTETIRKGVIETSLFASQPEVLVYGMMSALLAAGTWLLLASYMGWPVSTTHSIIGAIIGFACVSVGTEAVDWHSVQGIVGSWIITPIIAGVFAYIIFVSAQRLIFDTEDPLINAKRFVPVYMFITTMVIALVTIKKGLKHVGLHLTGTEAWLSAAAVSAIVMVGGYFYIKKRFANRDDDHSFAGVESIFSVLMVITACAMAFAHGSNDVANAIGPLSAVVTTVTSLGEVGAKSTIAWWILPLGGFGIVVGLATLGHKVMATVGTGITELTPSRGFAAQLATASTVVLASGTGLPISTTQTLVGAVLGVGFARGIAALNLGVVRNIVASWIVTLPAGALLAVVFFYAIQGVFG
- a CDS encoding TIGR00153 family protein, coding for MPLNTIMGLFAKSPIKPLQRHVVCVNECCSHLVNFFEVCAKGDWEKAGEIRAQISHLEKEADVLKREIRLKLPRGLFLPVDRTDMLELLTQQDKLANLAKDIAGRVYGRQLQIPEPLQENFIAYVRRCLDAANQAQKVINELDELLETGFKGREVTLVAEMIHQLDVIEDDTDAMQIRLRQQLLALESGMNPIDVMFLYKIFEWVGGIADQAQRVGARLELMLSRS